Proteins co-encoded in one Kribbella solani genomic window:
- a CDS encoding carbohydrate kinase family protein gives MTDDPDRYDVFVQGTVFLDIVMTGLETAPTTGTEIFAEGMGSCPGGVANFAIAAARLGLRTGLAAVFGDDAYADFCWRTLADQEGVDLSHSRRIGHWHSPVTVSMSIDRDRAMVTHAHEAPGDPSKLVGPGLNTTSAIVPVADELPGWTVEARESGALLFGDVGWDPTDEWSPAVLDVLDGFHAFTPNATEAMAYTRTDTPKAALHKLAERVPLAVVTNGADGVLAIDSATGEEEQVPALPVRSYDPTGAGDVFLASLVLGTLRGWPLAHRLAFGNLCAGLSVQHFGGSLAAPGWGDIIDWVRDHSRHRPGGVDPDILRHYAFIGDVLPAGPVPIVRRASATIARLSDA, from the coding sequence GTGACGGACGATCCGGATCGCTACGACGTATTCGTACAGGGGACCGTGTTCCTCGACATCGTGATGACCGGTCTGGAGACGGCCCCGACCACCGGTACCGAGATCTTCGCCGAGGGGATGGGGTCGTGTCCGGGCGGCGTCGCGAACTTCGCGATCGCGGCCGCCCGGCTCGGGCTGCGGACCGGGCTGGCGGCGGTTTTCGGCGACGACGCGTACGCCGACTTCTGCTGGCGGACGCTGGCGGATCAGGAAGGGGTCGATCTTTCGCATTCGCGGCGGATCGGGCACTGGCATTCGCCGGTCACGGTGTCGATGTCGATCGACCGGGACCGGGCGATGGTGACGCACGCGCACGAGGCGCCGGGCGACCCGAGCAAACTGGTCGGTCCCGGTCTGAACACCACGTCCGCGATCGTGCCGGTCGCCGACGAGCTGCCGGGCTGGACGGTCGAGGCCCGCGAGTCCGGCGCGCTGCTGTTCGGCGACGTCGGCTGGGACCCGACCGACGAATGGTCGCCGGCGGTGCTCGATGTCCTGGACGGGTTCCACGCGTTCACCCCGAACGCGACCGAGGCGATGGCGTACACGCGGACCGACACGCCCAAGGCGGCGCTGCACAAGCTGGCCGAGCGGGTGCCGCTGGCCGTCGTCACGAACGGTGCCGACGGTGTGCTCGCGATCGACTCGGCGACCGGCGAGGAGGAGCAGGTGCCGGCGTTGCCGGTCCGGTCCTACGACCCGACCGGCGCCGGCGACGTCTTCCTTGCCTCACTCGTACTCGGCACGCTGCGCGGCTGGCCGCTCGCCCATCGCCTTGCCTTCGGCAACTTGTGCGCCGGGTTGTCGGTGCAGCACTTCGGTGGTTCGCTCGCGGCGCCCGGCTGGGGCGACATCATCGACTGGGTCCGCGACCACAGCCGGCACCGCCCCGGCGGCGTCGACCCCGACATCCTCCGGCACTACGCCTTCATCGGCGACGTACTCCCCGCCGGCCCGGTCCCGATCGTCCGCCGCGCCTCCGCCACCATCGCCCGTCTCTCCGACGCCTGA
- a CDS encoding sugar ABC transporter substrate-binding protein, with translation MRGLWDRAGTEEREMAGAGISRRGVLGLGAGLAAMAVAGCGSNSGRPSSGGSGGSGDKATLQQWYHQYGEAGTQQAVERYAKAYPDATVTVQWSPGDYDKKVSTSLLTDQGPDIFEYGNGPTIDMIKGKQVVDLSDLLGDARGDFNSALLDRMSYQGKLYGIPQVIDMQLLVYRKSLLSAAGVQPPQTVDELLDAAKKLTTDKVKGLFVGNDGGVGVLGGPAIWSAGLDYLTVDHEFGFDAPTAYESLSKLRQLWTSKVLLLGAPTDWSDPSAFTQGLTAMQFTGLWTLPVIEKALPGDYGVLPWPKLNATVGEPSVPVGAYGACVNGKSKNVEAAKKFVKWLWVDQTDDQLDFAQSYGFHIPARKSLSDKAEKLKSGPAADAVKLLNDHGHPQNPLLWSPKAGTAYTDALSRIIRSGADPATEIKAVKSVADAELKRITSS, from the coding sequence ATGCGCGGGCTGTGGGACCGTGCCGGGACGGAGGAACGCGAGATGGCGGGTGCTGGGATCAGCCGGCGGGGCGTGCTCGGGCTGGGTGCCGGGCTGGCGGCGATGGCGGTAGCTGGGTGCGGGTCCAATTCGGGGCGGCCGTCGTCGGGCGGATCGGGCGGGTCCGGCGACAAGGCGACGCTTCAGCAGTGGTACCACCAGTACGGCGAGGCGGGTACGCAGCAGGCCGTCGAGCGGTACGCGAAGGCGTACCCGGACGCGACCGTGACGGTGCAGTGGTCACCGGGTGACTACGACAAGAAGGTGTCGACGTCGCTGCTGACCGACCAGGGTCCGGACATCTTCGAGTACGGGAACGGCCCGACGATCGACATGATCAAGGGCAAGCAGGTGGTCGACCTGTCCGACCTGCTCGGCGACGCGCGCGGTGATTTCAACTCGGCGCTGCTCGACCGGATGTCGTACCAGGGCAAGCTGTACGGCATCCCGCAGGTGATCGACATGCAGCTGCTCGTGTACCGCAAGAGCCTGCTCAGCGCGGCCGGCGTGCAACCGCCGCAGACCGTCGACGAGCTGCTGGATGCCGCGAAGAAGCTGACCACCGACAAGGTCAAGGGCCTGTTCGTCGGCAACGACGGCGGGGTCGGCGTACTCGGCGGACCCGCGATCTGGTCGGCCGGACTGGACTACCTGACCGTCGACCACGAGTTCGGCTTCGACGCACCGACCGCGTACGAGTCGCTGAGCAAGCTGCGGCAACTGTGGACGTCGAAGGTTCTGTTGCTCGGGGCACCGACCGACTGGTCCGACCCGTCCGCGTTCACGCAGGGCCTGACCGCGATGCAGTTCACCGGGTTGTGGACGCTGCCGGTGATCGAGAAGGCGTTGCCGGGCGACTACGGCGTACTCCCCTGGCCCAAGCTGAATGCCACCGTCGGCGAGCCGAGCGTCCCGGTCGGCGCGTACGGGGCGTGCGTGAACGGGAAGTCGAAGAACGTGGAGGCGGCGAAGAAGTTCGTGAAGTGGTTGTGGGTCGACCAGACCGATGACCAACTGGACTTCGCCCAGTCCTACGGGTTCCACATCCCGGCGCGGAAGAGCCTGTCGGACAAGGCAGAGAAGCTGAAGTCCGGCCCGGCCGCGGACGCGGTAAAGCTGCTGAACGACCACGGCCACCCGCAAAACCCACTCCTCTGGTCACCAAAGGCGGGCACCGCGTACACCGACGCCCTGAGCCGCATCATCCGCAGCGGCGCCGACCCAGCCACTGAGATCAAGGCCGTCAAGTCAGTAGCCGACGCCGAACTGAAGCGAATCACCAGCAGCTGA
- a CDS encoding cytidine deaminase family protein, with amino-acid sequence MDPLTDDDRELIELARQTVDANTDGPDGVYTMGAAVRGADGRMYAGINLYHFTGGPCAELVALGRARADGARELTTIVAVGNEGRGVVGPCGRDRQVLVDYHPTIRVILPTPDGPRSVLATDLLPGAYRWAP; translated from the coding sequence ATGGATCCGTTGACTGATGATGACCGGGAGCTGATCGAGCTCGCGCGGCAGACGGTTGATGCGAATACCGACGGACCGGACGGCGTGTACACGATGGGCGCCGCGGTCCGCGGCGCCGACGGCCGGATGTACGCCGGCATCAACCTGTACCACTTCACCGGCGGCCCCTGCGCCGAGCTGGTGGCTCTCGGCCGGGCCCGCGCCGACGGTGCCCGTGAGCTCACCACAATCGTGGCTGTAGGCAACGAAGGCCGTGGCGTGGTCGGCCCGTGCGGCCGCGACCGTCAGGTCCTGGTCGACTACCACCCCACCATCCGCGTCATCCTCCCCACCCCCGACGGCCCCCGCTCCGTCCTCGCCACCGACCTACTCCCCGGCGCCTACCGCTGGGCCCCATAA
- a CDS encoding TIGR03842 family LLM class F420-dependent oxidoreductase, producing MDFGVVFQCDPPASAVVELARKAEDAGFGYVWTFDSHLLWQEPFVIYTQILASTQRVIVGPMVTNPGTRDWTVIASQFATLNEMFGPRTICGIGRGDSALRTLGAQPGTVDELEQCVEVVRGLARGESVSYRGQQLKFPWIENGALDVWVAAYGPRALKATGEVGDGYILQLADPDIAAWMIAAVRRSAEQAGRDPMAIKFCVAAPAYVGDDVAHQREQTRWFGGMVGNHVADIVARYGASGAVPRALTEYIEGRKGYDYAEHGRAGNTHTDFVPDEVVDRFCILGPVENHLARLTELKELGVDQFALYLQHDAKEKTLAAYGKNVLPALQ from the coding sequence ATGGACTTCGGTGTGGTGTTCCAGTGTGATCCGCCGGCGTCCGCGGTGGTGGAGCTGGCGCGGAAGGCGGAGGACGCCGGGTTCGGGTACGTGTGGACGTTCGACTCGCATCTGCTCTGGCAGGAGCCGTTCGTGATCTACACCCAGATCCTGGCCAGTACGCAGCGGGTGATCGTCGGGCCGATGGTGACGAACCCTGGGACGCGGGACTGGACCGTGATCGCGTCCCAGTTCGCGACCCTGAACGAGATGTTCGGCCCGCGGACGATCTGCGGGATCGGTCGCGGCGACTCGGCGTTGCGTACGCTCGGCGCGCAACCGGGCACGGTCGACGAGTTGGAACAGTGCGTCGAGGTAGTGCGTGGGCTCGCGCGTGGCGAGAGCGTTTCGTACCGCGGGCAACAGCTGAAGTTCCCGTGGATCGAGAACGGCGCGCTGGATGTCTGGGTCGCCGCGTACGGGCCACGTGCTTTGAAGGCGACCGGTGAAGTCGGCGACGGGTACATCCTGCAATTGGCCGACCCGGATATCGCGGCGTGGATGATCGCGGCAGTACGAAGGTCCGCGGAGCAGGCCGGGCGGGATCCGATGGCGATCAAGTTCTGCGTGGCGGCGCCCGCGTACGTCGGTGATGACGTGGCGCATCAGCGTGAGCAGACGCGCTGGTTCGGCGGGATGGTCGGGAACCACGTCGCGGACATCGTCGCCCGGTACGGGGCGTCCGGGGCGGTGCCGCGGGCGCTGACCGAGTACATCGAGGGACGGAAAGGGTACGACTACGCCGAGCATGGTCGGGCGGGGAACACACACACAGATTTCGTGCCGGACGAGGTCGTGGACCGGTTCTGCATTCTTGGTCCGGTCGAGAACCACTTGGCACGTCTGACCGAGCTCAAGGAGCTCGGGGTGGACCAGTTCGCCCTGTACCTACAACACGACGCCAAGGAGAAAACCCTCGCCGCATACGGGAAGAACGTGCTGCCGGCGCTGCAATAA
- the hydA gene encoding dihydropyrimidinase has protein sequence MSLLVKGGTVVGPTGTRVADVLVEGEKIVAVLDPSYTPRITVNEVIDAAGKYVIPGGIDAHTHMEMPFGGTSASDTFDTGTRAAAYGGTTTIIDFAIQRTGEVVQDGLAAWHAKTAGECHIDYAFHMILGGVDADALKAMDRLVADEGITSFKLFMAYPGVFYSDDGQILRAMQAARENGALIMMHAENGIAIDVLVQQALERGETDPIYHGITRPAALEAEATNRAIALAEVAQDCPLYIVHLSASQALAKVAEARDQGRNVFAETCPQYLYLTLEDQLGAPGFEGAKWVCSTPLRSKHESHQRDLWKGLRNNDLAIVSTDHCPFCMKDQKELGLGDFSKIPNGIGGVEHRVDLVFQGVVDGQLSLERWVETIATTPARMFGLYPRKGIVQPGSDADLVIYDPNGATRIGTATHHMNMDYSAYEGVEIKGRVGTVISRGEVIVADGNYHGRKGRGKFLERGLSSYLI, from the coding sequence ATGTCTTTGCTGGTCAAAGGTGGAACCGTCGTCGGACCGACCGGGACCAGGGTCGCCGACGTACTGGTCGAGGGCGAGAAGATCGTCGCCGTACTCGACCCGTCGTACACCCCGCGGATCACCGTGAACGAGGTGATCGATGCCGCCGGCAAGTATGTGATTCCGGGCGGGATCGACGCACACACGCACATGGAGATGCCGTTCGGTGGTACCTCGGCCAGCGACACGTTCGACACCGGCACCCGCGCCGCGGCGTACGGCGGCACCACCACGATCATCGACTTCGCCATCCAGCGCACCGGCGAGGTCGTACAGGACGGTCTCGCGGCCTGGCACGCGAAGACCGCGGGCGAGTGCCACATCGACTATGCGTTCCACATGATCCTCGGCGGCGTCGACGCCGACGCGCTGAAGGCGATGGACCGACTCGTTGCCGACGAGGGCATCACCAGCTTCAAGCTGTTCATGGCGTACCCGGGGGTGTTCTACTCCGACGACGGCCAGATCCTGCGCGCGATGCAGGCCGCCCGCGAGAACGGCGCGCTGATCATGATGCACGCGGAGAACGGGATCGCCATCGACGTACTCGTCCAGCAGGCGCTGGAACGCGGCGAGACCGACCCGATCTACCACGGCATCACCCGCCCGGCCGCGCTCGAGGCGGAGGCGACGAACCGGGCGATCGCGCTGGCCGAGGTGGCTCAGGACTGCCCGCTGTACATCGTGCACCTGTCCGCGAGTCAGGCGCTGGCGAAGGTCGCCGAGGCCCGCGACCAGGGCCGGAACGTGTTCGCCGAGACCTGCCCGCAGTACCTGTACCTGACGCTGGAGGACCAGCTCGGCGCGCCCGGGTTCGAAGGCGCGAAGTGGGTTTGCTCGACGCCGCTGCGGAGCAAACACGAGTCGCATCAGCGGGACCTGTGGAAAGGGCTGCGGAACAACGATCTCGCGATCGTGTCCACCGACCACTGCCCGTTCTGCATGAAGGACCAGAAGGAGCTCGGCCTGGGCGACTTCTCGAAGATCCCGAACGGGATCGGCGGCGTCGAGCACCGGGTCGATCTGGTATTCCAGGGCGTGGTCGACGGCCAGTTGTCACTGGAGCGCTGGGTCGAGACGATCGCGACCACACCGGCGCGGATGTTCGGCCTGTACCCGCGGAAGGGGATCGTGCAGCCGGGATCGGACGCGGACCTGGTCATCTACGACCCGAACGGCGCGACCCGGATCGGTACCGCGACGCACCACATGAACATGGACTACTCCGCGTACGAAGGGGTCGAGATCAAGGGCCGGGTCGGTACGGTGATCTCCCGCGGCGAGGTGATCGTGGCCGACGGCAACTACCACGGCCGGAAGGGTCGCGGTAAGTTCCTCGAACGCGGCCTGTCGTCTTATCTGATTTAG
- a CDS encoding nitrilase-related carbon-nitrogen hydrolase produces MAEVVRAALVQTSWTGDKESMVKAHEEYARSAAAQGAKVICFQELFYGPYFCQQQDAEYYEYAESVPGPTTERFAALARELGMVMVLPVYEQEQPGVLYNTAAVIDADGTYLGKYRKHHIPQVKGFWEKFYFRPGNLGYPVFDTAVGRIGVYICYDRHFPEGWRALGLAGAKIVFNPSATSRGLSAYLWKLEQPASAVANEYFIGAINRVGIESEFGDNDFYGTSYFVDPEGKFVGEVGDDHNPELIVRDLDLGLLDTVRDRWQFYRDRRPDAYGDLTKP; encoded by the coding sequence GTGGCGGAGGTTGTGCGGGCCGCGCTTGTTCAGACGTCTTGGACGGGTGACAAGGAGTCCATGGTCAAGGCGCACGAGGAGTACGCGCGGTCGGCGGCCGCGCAGGGCGCCAAGGTGATCTGCTTTCAGGAGTTGTTCTACGGGCCGTACTTCTGTCAGCAGCAGGACGCCGAGTATTACGAGTACGCCGAGTCCGTACCCGGGCCGACGACCGAGCGGTTCGCGGCGCTGGCGCGGGAGCTCGGGATGGTGATGGTGCTGCCGGTGTACGAGCAGGAGCAGCCGGGCGTGCTGTACAACACCGCCGCCGTGATAGATGCCGACGGCACCTACCTGGGGAAGTACCGGAAGCACCACATCCCACAGGTGAAGGGGTTCTGGGAGAAGTTCTACTTCCGGCCGGGCAACCTCGGGTACCCGGTGTTCGACACCGCGGTCGGCCGGATCGGCGTGTACATCTGTTACGACCGCCACTTCCCGGAGGGCTGGCGGGCGCTCGGGCTGGCCGGCGCGAAGATCGTGTTCAACCCGTCCGCGACCAGCCGCGGCCTCTCGGCGTACCTGTGGAAGCTGGAACAGCCCGCGAGCGCGGTCGCGAACGAGTACTTCATCGGCGCGATCAACCGGGTCGGGATCGAGTCCGAGTTCGGCGACAACGACTTCTACGGGACGTCGTACTTCGTCGACCCGGAGGGCAAGTTCGTCGGCGAGGTCGGCGATGACCACAATCCGGAACTGATTGTCCGCGACCTGGACCTCGGGCTGCTGGACACGGTCCGGGACCGCTGGCAGTTCTACCGCGACCGCCGCCCGGACGCGTACGGAGACCTCACCAAGCCGTAG
- a CDS encoding scabin-related ADP-ribosyltransferase, with product MGIGAGAAASSVGKALLGKSTSGAASTTRTLFRGDTRGPGKLFTPEGFVAKGGEAGYRDYVFGKGDGNWVSTSRSERIAKDFSATDPNSRRGWVYEIADPGNGIDPRRVTPRFPRFLRGEKEISFKGSIPGSYVKSARPTKWGEWDGPAVKNPGFGGGG from the coding sequence ATGGGCATCGGCGCCGGCGCGGCGGCTTCGAGTGTCGGCAAGGCCCTGCTCGGGAAGTCCACGAGCGGAGCCGCGTCCACCACCCGCACCCTCTTCCGAGGCGATACCCGTGGACCCGGCAAGCTGTTCACGCCAGAGGGCTTCGTGGCCAAAGGCGGCGAGGCCGGCTATCGGGACTACGTGTTCGGCAAGGGTGACGGCAACTGGGTGTCGACGTCGAGATCCGAAAGGATCGCTAAAGACTTCTCTGCGACGGATCCGAACAGCCGCCGTGGCTGGGTCTACGAGATTGCCGACCCCGGTAATGGCATCGATCCGCGCCGTGTCACCCCACGGTTTCCGCGGTTTCTCCGCGGCGAGAAGGAGATCAGTTTCAAAGGCAGCATCCCCGGCAGTTACGTTAAGTCCGCGCGGCCGACCAAGTGGGGAGAATGGGATGGGCCGGCTGTCAAGAATCCAGGTTTCGGTGGTGGTGGATGA